DNA sequence from the Dermatophagoides farinae isolate YC_2012a chromosome 10, ASM2471394v1, whole genome shotgun sequence genome:
caacaacaaatggaacattatcattgaaaaagattCCAATTCATCTTCAGGTATAATgtttggtgttttttttttttttttggttttgggtGTACATGTAATTCTTGTTGCTGAAattcttggtttttttttgttgtttgtcttgattattgaaaacataatttttgctttattgattgaaattttaatttctaatttttttttcttattcttgTTTACACAGAGTTCACAGAATCGTGTACTAATcaaaaatggtaaaattgtcaatgatgatgccatTTTTAAGGCAGATATCTATGTTGAAGATGGAATTATCAAGTGAGTCAgttgatcaataatcatcatcatgatcataatgttttttatttcttacACAGAGATGTTGGTCCACATTTAATTGTACCGGGTGGTGTGAAAACAATTGATGctaatggtttttttgtattaCCCGGTGGTATcgatacacatacacatatgaATGCAACATTTATGAACGCAAAAACAGCCGATGATTTTTATAGTGGAACTCGTGCTGCTTTAGCTGGTGGTACAACCACTATtatggattttgttttgacagAAAAAGGTCAAagtttgattgaatcatttaaaaaatatcgatcacAATCTGATGGTTTGGCATGTTGTGACTATACGTTTCGTGTTGTTATTCCGGAATTTATTAAAGGCAAAACCGATTCAGAAATGGATACATTGGTTCGTGAACATGGAATCAATAgttttaaattatttatgGCATATAAAGATGTTCTAATGTtacgtgatgatgatttgataaaTGTTTTGATTAAATGTCGTCAACTTGGTGCATTGCCTGTGGTTCATGCTGAAAATGGTGacattattgattataatattcgtaaattgaaaaatatgggCATTACCGGACCAGAAGGACATTTACAAAGTCGGCCAGAAGAAGTTGAAGCCGAAGCGGTTACTCGTATAACTACAATGGCCAATCAAGTGAATTGTCCAGTTTATATTGTTCATGTTAATAGTAAATCAGCCGCTGATGCTATTGTTGAAGCTCGAAAACGTGGTTGTTTAGTGTATGGTGAACCAATCGCTGCTGGTATTGGATCGGATGGAACACATTATTTCAATAAATGTTGGCAACATGCAGCCGGTCATGTTATGTCACCACCACTTCGTCCAGATAGATCAACATCTGaacatttgatcaatatGTTGGCTTCTGGTCAATTACAAACGATTGGATCAGATCATTGTGTTTTTAAAACAGCTGATAAAGCACGTGGCATGaaagatttttcaatgataccGAATGGCGTGAATGGTGTCGAAGAACGTTTGATGATACTATGGGAAAAAGCAGTTCGCCCGGGAAAATTGGATCCAAGACAATTTGTGGCCATAACCAGTACAAATGCAgctaaaatttttaatctttATCCACGTAAAGGTCGTTTGGCAAAAGGTTCGGATGCTGATCTTGTCATCTGGGGACCAAAACCACATGTTATTCGTGCCGAAAATCATAATTCTAATGGagatttcaatattttcgaAGGAACACAAGTTTCATTCGGTCCATTGGTTGTCATCAGTAATGGTCGAGTTGTATTCGATGAAAATGGATTACATGTTGTACAAGGCAGTGGTCGATTTTTACCTTGTGCACCTAATTCTAGTTTCCTGTGGCATTCGATTCGTGATCGTGAACGAACATTACCGATTCGAATTGATCGAGATGGTaaagatgaacaacaacaacagcaaccaaatcaacaacaatctacAGTTCCTCGAACACCACCTACTGCtactgttgctgctgctcaAAATGGAAATACACCTCTTATTCCATCAATGGTGCCTGGaacaccaccacaacaattTCCACAAACAATTGAACCACCATATACCAAAGAAAATATGGGAACGCCAAATTTTTACAAAGGTACCACACGATCTGGTGTTCGTAATTTACaggattcatcattcaatttaagTGGTGcacaaatcgatgatgataaaattggtAAAACTGCCATTCGTGTACAGAATCCACCTGGTGGTCGTTCAAGTGGAATTTGGTAAAacgcaaacaaacaaacaaacgggtcacaggaaaaaaaaaataccatcaGTATCATAAATGACCAACAAGCAAGCAGAgaaatttatcaatatttgcaaaaaaaaaaaatttcatttcgaacaaacaataattatccagcatttaaaatgaatgaaaaattgtattaagcaaaaaaaaaatcataaactaaagatgaatgaatatgaacaGTATTacactgatgatgaaattaaataaaaaaatcttttatttgcaaaaaaaatgatgagattTATCTCATCTCATGTGTTAAATTATAGCATTTTGTGTTCACTCATCtggaatttcaatttcaccaTCTTTGATTTTAGTAATAATATCCTGTGGATGTTGACCATCAACAGTACAACCAACTGAAACAGCGGTGCCAAGAATTTCTTTTACGGTACCTTCCAATTTACGTGCCATACTACGTGGTCGCATGATGCGGGCAATTCTGATGATTTCATCCATTGGTAAATTACCACtgtgtttgatgtttttaaCTTTTTTACGATCACGTGCTGGTTCTTTTAGGCCTTTGATCAACAACGATGCAGCCGATGGTACTACTTCAATTTGGGCTTGACGATTTTGGATGATCAACTTGCAGGTAACTTTCAAACCTTTCCAATCGGCCGTAGCTTTAGCGATATCATCACCAACTTTTTTCGGTGATAAACCTAGAGGACCGATTTTAGGGGCAAGAGATGATGTAGCACCTACTTCACCACCAACGGCTCGAAGATATACTATTACACAAGTgagtgagaaaaaagaagaaaaaaatcattgagaatttcaaatttttgttagACACAATTTTACcgattttaatttcatttggatCAACTTTTGGTGGCATTTTGTGATGTGGATGagctttgtttttttatttcaaaaaaataataatgataatagcTCTACCAAATTAGAATTTGTTGCACCACAGAATGCCGAATGTAGAATGcagaattttgaatgaaacacaaacgtttgaaaaaaaacacgcgAGTCACACAGTATGTTGCAGGAAAaggaacaataaaaaaaaacaaaacaaaaccagcATGTGCGAATGCGCAAATGCACGAATGCATGTGGCATTTAATACGATATCGATATCGATAGTTTTCATAATCGATTATATCGTTATTTCGAAAACACTGAACATTGTATATATGAAATGTTCAACACTCGGTTATATCACTTTCTGTTTCtgttaaacaaaaaaaatttaatttgataattttatataaaaaatctCGTTGAATAACCAGATAAAATGATCAGATATATTGATAGTAAAACCTTTTTGGGTTTcactttattcatttattcatttatttattgattaaatttcggcgacaaaaaaaaatcaaccattttatcgattttaaTATATGATTTACAGTGTTGAAGATGTTCATCAATTacatatatttgatgataatgattggttgatgataatttaatctATCTGAATATAGTGTGTTACCATCAAATATGTAATATATATAGACAACATATTCCGACAATGCGTCGAACGAATATATATCGACGATgaaccaaaaagaaaaaaaagagaaaagaaaatgtgaTGCAGCTGCCGGTTTAATGTATTCAACATGAGgatatgaagaagaagaaaaaaaaatgatgatgctaattTTATCCCGACATACATTCTATTctatatgatgattcttaTATTCAGCTCATTGTCATTCAAGTGGGAAAGAATCGCTttagtgaaattttttttctgttttttgtttccactCGACCTCGAATTCacttatagaaaaaaatagttaaTTAACGAATATCATAcacaatatatattgtatGGCATTCTTGtttgaatttcgtttttttttcaacacgATTCTCTGTCATTCGCCATCGACCTTATAAACTGCtgttgtggtttttttttgtttcattcatcgtgtttttttttcattcaacaattcgaacattgataattttcgaCCATCTGATTTGATCATCGGATCGAAGCAAACATaatcataacaaaaaaaaaaacgatggaTCCAATTATATTTTTGGATCTAGCCAATGAGCTTACACAGCTCAAAATGTATCCATATTTTGATGTTGCCCATTTCATTGTTACTGGTCTTTATCTACGTGATGATCTATCAACAGGTATGATCATACAAATCTAATGAATTTATTCCCTTGTGTTTACATTTGTTTTGCATTATTCACTAGGATGTCATGTATTTTCACGAAAACATCCATTTGCATGTTGGATTTCATTCATGTTATCGGCATTTGCTGGCAATATTTTATCGGCATTTCTACTCGGTGAAccaattgtttcatcattcaaaagtACAAATCATATTATATTGGCTACGGCTGTTTGGTAATACACATGTTTGGATTGTATTGAtctgaattttaatttttttaattttaattcatttttttccaggtACGTTCTATTCTATTCACCATTCGATTTTGTctataaattgataaaattcttGCCATGTAAATTgggaataataatcatgaaagAGATTATACgttgtaaaaaaattaatgacgGTGTTAATCATGCAGCTAGTCTTTatccaaattcattcataataatgatcattatcggtACGGTCAAAGGAAATGGTAGCTCATTTTCAAAGCTTTTAGAACGTTGTATTCGTGGTGTATGGACACCGACGGCCATTGAATTTATGTCACCATCATTGTAAGTTTGTTTttacatcattcattcattcattcatttgatgtttgttcaatcaatcaattttgtttctctaTTACAGTGCAACCAAAGCTTCAATCGGTGCTTCAGTGGTGTTCattttggataaaaaaacCGATCTAATTTCTGCTCCACATTCATTAGTCTATTTAGGTGttgtcatatttttcatctattTCAAGCTATCATCCGTATTGTTAGGCATTCATGATCCATTTTTGCcatttgaaaatcttttctGTGCATTATGTTTCGGTGGTATTTGGGATTCACTTTCTGATTTTATAACCTGTAAGATTagataaagaaaatgatgatgaagattttcaataatttaataTATTTCTTCTCTTTCTTATTATAAATAGCTAAAAATACATCAGAAAATGGTACTGTTAAAGCGGATCTTTCGAAAAATGGTAAAGCTGAAATCCGAAAAAAGgattaaattatttattatgaaatccatgttttttatatatacaaaaattcTATATATGCTATACATTGTATCTGTATTTtccctttttttgttgttgttgttgttgttgcttggattatcaatcaatcaccaATCAACGTTTTTAATTTCCACACACATTATGGATggattgaatatattttgaaattaaaaataatcgaatcaaatcaaatatattcattttaatctTGTTCTAGTACAATAGATGGCTGTAggttcatatttttttttaaaagtgGACGTTTATATATCATGTCTATGTCATTTATGAATGGCATCGAATTCTATCATCACATCAGACACACCACAGAAAAGCATACGAATACACATTTATTGTaataatttgtgtgtgtgtgtgtataacgTTGCTATTTGATATACGTGAAACGCATGTATTACATTTTGATTGCGTACATCTTTTTTtacataaaaaatttttttttaccgagTGATTCGagtgaattttgattgaagaaaacaaaaaaatttccagaaTTTCAATCTAATCATCCAtatttctcatcatttaaaAGGTATGTTATGGATCGAATTCGatcgagaattttttttttcatttttcgttttaattgtttcgtttttctttgcaAAGACGAATATAAATAACATATTATTAATCTGCTTTGTAGATCTattttaagttttttttccacaaaaatttttaatcatgatttttttttgcatttcttTTCCTTGAtcttcatacacacacacgcacattgTACTATTCAGCAATAAAACCAACCAAcagaaatttaaaaaaaaatgtctgcTGAccttgatgatttttttgccaaaaaggataaaaatcgaaagaaaaaaacgaaaggcATTTCCAGTGAAGATTTTGTGcaaaaatatgaaacaaaatgtaaAGAAAATGACTCAAAAGATAATACATCTGTACAATTGTTGAGCAATTTGGAAGGTTTTGTTCaggtatgaatgaatgaatgaattaccGTTATTTTtactatatataaaaatcgaattttCACATGAAAACAGGACGATGGTGAATGGAATGAttttgaagatgaaaataaagattaTTCTGGCCTAAAAATACAAGCTCTAACCATTGAGTAAGTATtgttcatatatatacatttaatttgaattttgaactttttaaattttattggaaaaaaaaaattttttagtgacgatgaacaacaagaaaaagaagaagataTTAAAAAAGAAGCTATCGATACACCATGGGGACGTAAAGAAGAGGATACAAAAGATGGTGATAatagtggtgatgatgatgatgattctgatgcAGAAAAagtggataatgatgatgaccaaaatgaatcaacTGCAACACCATCCGATGAAACGGAGAAaccagaaaatgaaaaaataatcgcCGATGATGGTGGTATTGATCTATCGAAATTATCAGCCGCATTATTTAAATCGAAATCAAATCGttcaatacaaatgaataaaaaatcggATAAACAAGCACCAAGAATTGATGATGCTGCCGAATTTCCTGATCTAGGTGCAACAGATGAAGCAATAGCCGATGCTAAAACATTTCAACCAGTACGATCTGGTTTAATATCATCACGTATTGTAGCacagccaccaccaccattgccacgatcatcatcgaataatgatCGTTATGAATCATTACAAActgataataaattcaatgcaTTAAGAAATAAAGGTTGGTAATAACtaactaatgatgatggaacgaACACCTGAAagagcaaagaaaaaatgtataaaTTCTGGAAAATATATATCATACACCACAAGAATATATTAACAGctacaaatacaaacacacttattttctaataataataacggtgtgtgtgtgtaataggttttttcaaattttttttttatatttaaaaatttatacaatacaaatttacaacaacagcaacaacataaaaaatCTTACAGGCAAACCTACAGCAAGATCAAGAGAAatgagaagaaaagaaaacccGATCAATTATCGTCCAtggttgtcgtcgtcgtcgtcatcgtcatagTCATcggaagaagaaaattttgatttaaaaacaaaaaaaaacaaaaaacatttgatgatttgccttaaattgatgattatatttaccatttgatttttgttgatctatataataaatatttttttttccattcattcacttgATTCGTTTATGTCcgaaaaatgacaaatttttttttcagtgtcTTACTCAATTCTGTCTGATTTTGAGGGAaaatgtacattttttttttgtttggtttacCGTTGGTATTTGCTGAACCTACAACAAacacagcaaaaaaaaaaaaatcttcatgtggttgttgtcgttgatgatgatgattgtaacaAGATATGAATGTcttgagagagagagagaaaaaaaagtacatCACATACAATGACTGTTGAAgaaatgttttcaaatctaaatttagagttttgttttttgtttttttgattgaattgtgGATAAATATTAAACAatgcataataataattccgttcgtgtgtgtgtgtgtgtctgtggttatatcatcgtcataaatcacatgatgattaattgaaaaagatcattgaatgattcattgattttatattaattttgaaaataccgaaaaaaaatttcaaaatattgaaaattataaatatcgattatatcgataactactgctactactactattactatttttgatgattcgaaATTCGAAtccaaacagaaaaaaaaatatcggtgataaacagaaaaatttttttt
Encoded proteins:
- the RpL12 gene encoding ribosomal protein L12, with amino-acid sequence MPPKVDPNEIKIVYLRAVGGEVGATSSLAPKIGPLGLSPKKVGDDIAKATADWKGLKVTCKLIIQNRQAQIEVVPSAASLLIKGLKEPARDRKKVKNIKHSGNLPMDEIIRIARIMRPRSMARKLEGTVKEILGTAVSVGCTVDGQHPQDIITKIKDGEIEIPDE
- the LOC124490453 gene encoding uncharacterized protein LOC124490453 → MSADLDDFFAKKDKNRKKKTKGISSEDFVQKYETKCKENDSKDNTSVQLLSNLEGFVQDDGEWNDFEDENKDYSGLKIQALTIDDDEQQEKEEDIKKEAIDTPWGRKEEDTKDGDNSGDDDDDSDAEKVDNDDDQNESTATPSDETEKPENEKIIADDGGIDLSKLSAALFKSKSNRSIQMNKKSDKQAPRIDDAAEFPDLGATDEAIADAKTFQPVRSGLISSRIVAQPPPPLPRSSSNNDRYESLQTDNKFNALRNKGW
- the CRMP gene encoding collapsin Response Mediator Protein isoform X2 translates to MATLTSKSTTAAAVVDTAAASATAAVSQPTTNGTLSLKKIPIHLQSSQNRVLIKNGKIVNDDAIFKADIYVEDGIIKDVGPHLIVPGGVKTIDANGFFVLPGGIDTHTHMNATFMNAKTADDFYSGTRAALAGGTTTIMDFVLTEKGQSLIESFKKYRSQSDGLACCDYTFRVVIPEFIKGKTDSEMDTLVREHGINSFKLFMAYKDVLMLRDDDLINVLIKCRQLGALPVVHAENGDIIDYNIRKLKNMGITGPEGHLQSRPEEVEAEAVTRITTMANQVNCPVYIVHVNSKSAADAIVEARKRGCLVYGEPIAAGIGSDGTHYFNKCWQHAAGHVMSPPLRPDRSTSEHLINMLASGQLQTIGSDHCVFKTADKARGMKDFSMIPNGVNGVEERLMILWEKAVRPGKLDPRQFVAITSTNAAKIFNLYPRKGRLAKGSDADLVIWGPKPHVIRAENHNSNGDFNIFEGTQVSFGPLVVISNGRVVFDENGLHVVQGSGRFLPCAPNSSFLWHSIRDRERTLPIRIDRDGKDEQQQQQPNQQQSTVPRTPPTATVAAAQNGNTPLIPSMVPGTPPQQFPQTIEPPYTKENMGTPNFYKGTTRSGVRNLQDSSFNLSGAQIDDDKIGKTAIRVQNPPGGRSSGIW
- the LOC124490451 gene encoding trimeric intracellular cation channel type 1B.1 codes for the protein MDPIIFLDLANELTQLKMYPYFDVAHFIVTGLYLRDDLSTGCHVFSRKHPFACWISFMLSAFAGNILSAFLLGEPIVSSFKSTNHIILATAVWYVLFYSPFDFVYKLIKFLPCKLGIIIMKEIIRCKKINDGVNHAASLYPNSFIIMIIIGTVKGNGSSFSKLLERCIRGVWTPTAIEFMSPSFATKASIGASVVFILDKKTDLISAPHSLVYLGVVIFFIYFKLSSVLLGIHDPFLPFENLFCALCFGGIWDSLSDFITSKNTSENGTVKADLSKNGKAEIRKKD
- the CRMP gene encoding collapsin Response Mediator Protein isoform X1, whose translation is MILIEIIIILPTTKLMPKSLTTTDKMPHQTINKLFESSPLYTSNLYDSKQKSRSHLVLFETITDKYSNDDDDNGNNKKKSRSTKKSARQLEHSNAIGYLGRPLSSLSPQQYRQNYDDDHHYKSVNDVHKYHQRTSTPIQRATNPKIQTAASRNESSAVRAALMLPEHGDNDDDDDSILFRSIGNYDDSYDDDSRDVYDHNKTSPSSSPSSLMYDFNGNITGKKHSKNDYNDNDDDQQMNCWRVSSDSNILIPSSINNNNKNKQNRIIKMPIINDIPSTILPTNKPRKIVKQNELSPDNGSYFLQQQQQQQQQLLPISSIATVNNNYNENNSNLNIDDDDDDRRRQRRRRQTNNTNVDIVTKKQQQQTSRGVLGKIYPSFSTPQIYYSNNNFDCKNSFHHQKYNHRKWPYNQQLQSFSIIMTDEQRLQQQTEQESSQNRVLIKNGKIVNDDAIFKADIYVEDGIIKDVGPHLIVPGGVKTIDANGFFVLPGGIDTHTHMNATFMNAKTADDFYSGTRAALAGGTTTIMDFVLTEKGQSLIESFKKYRSQSDGLACCDYTFRVVIPEFIKGKTDSEMDTLVREHGINSFKLFMAYKDVLMLRDDDLINVLIKCRQLGALPVVHAENGDIIDYNIRKLKNMGITGPEGHLQSRPEEVEAEAVTRITTMANQVNCPVYIVHVNSKSAADAIVEARKRGCLVYGEPIAAGIGSDGTHYFNKCWQHAAGHVMSPPLRPDRSTSEHLINMLASGQLQTIGSDHCVFKTADKARGMKDFSMIPNGVNGVEERLMILWEKAVRPGKLDPRQFVAITSTNAAKIFNLYPRKGRLAKGSDADLVIWGPKPHVIRAENHNSNGDFNIFEGTQVSFGPLVVISNGRVVFDENGLHVVQGSGRFLPCAPNSSFLWHSIRDRERTLPIRIDRDGKDEQQQQQPNQQQSTVPRTPPTATVAAAQNGNTPLIPSMVPGTPPQQFPQTIEPPYTKENMGTPNFYKGTTRSGVRNLQDSSFNLSGAQIDDDKIGKTAIRVQNPPGGRSSGIW